The Dromaius novaehollandiae isolate bDroNov1 chromosome 5, bDroNov1.hap1, whole genome shotgun sequence genome window below encodes:
- the NPC2 gene encoding NPC intracellular cholesterol transporter 2 isoform X1, with the protein MVPPALALLLALGTAALAEPLRFLDCGSKDGSIQEVNVSPCPTQPCQLHKGTSYSINVTFSSKTESQGSKAKVYGEMLHVDIPFPIPEPDGCKSGIQCPIQKGHSYSYLNKLPVKSEYPSIKLIVKWELVDDQDQMLFCWKIPVQITS; encoded by the exons ATGGTGCCGCCGGCGCTCGCCCTGCTCTTGGCGCTCGGCACCGCCGCCCTGGCCGAGCCCCTGCGCTTCCTCGACTGCG GTTCCAAAGATGGAAGCATCCAAGAGGTGAATGTGAGCCCCTGTCCCACACAGCCATGCCAGCTCCACAAGGGGACATCCTACAGCATCAATGTTACCTTCTCCAGCA AGACTGAGAGCCAGGGCAGCAAAGCGAAGGTGTATGGGGAGATGCTGCATGTGGACATACCCTTTCCCATTCCTGAGCCTGATGGATGCAAGTCTGGGATCCAGTGCCCTATTCAGAAGGGCCATTCCTACAGCTACCTGAATAAACTTCCTGTGAAGAGCGAGTACCCTAGT atTAAGCTGATCGTGAAGTGGGAGCTAGTAGATGATCAGGACCAGATGCTCTTCTGTTGGAAGATACCAGTGCAGATAACCAGCTGA
- the NPC2 gene encoding NPC intracellular cholesterol transporter 2 isoform X2: MTPTEAEARRRRLLLGSKDGSIQEVNVSPCPTQPCQLHKGTSYSINVTFSSKTESQGSKAKVYGEMLHVDIPFPIPEPDGCKSGIQCPIQKGHSYSYLNKLPVKSEYPSIKLIVKWELVDDQDQMLFCWKIPVQITS; encoded by the exons ATGACACCTACCGAGGCGGAAGCGCGCAGGAGGCGGCTGTTGCTAG GTTCCAAAGATGGAAGCATCCAAGAGGTGAATGTGAGCCCCTGTCCCACACAGCCATGCCAGCTCCACAAGGGGACATCCTACAGCATCAATGTTACCTTCTCCAGCA AGACTGAGAGCCAGGGCAGCAAAGCGAAGGTGTATGGGGAGATGCTGCATGTGGACATACCCTTTCCCATTCCTGAGCCTGATGGATGCAAGTCTGGGATCCAGTGCCCTATTCAGAAGGGCCATTCCTACAGCTACCTGAATAAACTTCCTGTGAAGAGCGAGTACCCTAGT atTAAGCTGATCGTGAAGTGGGAGCTAGTAGATGATCAGGACCAGATGCTCTTCTGTTGGAAGATACCAGTGCAGATAACCAGCTGA
- the ISCA2 gene encoding iron-sulfur cluster assembly 2 homolog, mitochondrial gives MAAVGLLCRLWRLALGGWASCRPAPPRRGTALPGGSPRPAASASSSRPGQTESEPGEGRVYLSASCVQRLLEVAEGAEFLRLQVEGGGCSGFQYKFSLDTVINPDDRVFEQGGARVVVDVDSLAFVKGSMVDFSQELIRSSFQVVSNPQAEKGCSCGTSFSIKF, from the exons ATGGCGGCGGTGGGGCTGCTGTGCCGGTTGTGGCGGTTGGCGCTGGGCGGCTGGGCGAG ctgccgcccggctccgccgcgccgAGGGACAGCGCTGCCCGGCGGCtcgccgcgcccggccgcctccgcctcctctTCGCGGCCGGGGCAGACGGAGAGCGAGCCCGGCGAGGGACGGGTCTACCTCAGCGCCAGCTGCGTGCAG AGGCTGCTGGAGGTGGCGGAGGGCGCCGAGTTCCTGcggctgcaggtggagggaggcGGCTGCTCCGGGTTCCAGTACAAGTTCTCCCTGGACACGGTCATCAACCCCGACGACAG ggTGTTTGAACAAGGGGGTGCCCGCGTGGTCGtggacgtggacagcctggccttTGTGAAGGGCTCCATGGTGGACTTCAGCCAGGAGCTGATCCGCAGCTCATTCCAGGTGGTGAGCAACCCCCAGGCCGAGAAGGGCTGCTCGTGCGGGACTTCCTTCTCTATCAAGTTCTGA